The nucleotide window tgtttgtcagttgcCTGCCCTGGTCTGAAAATTTTACCACACCCATGCTCAAACTTGGCCATGTTTGTTTtaagtacaactctgagcatgCTTCCAAGCATACTTTAAAAaccttgagcatgtactccctTTTGAGCATGATAATTATTAtgtaagttttataaccttcattttttaatatgaGCACCATTTAGAGCATAAGGTTTTAGTTCaagtatgaaaatatgaagtttTATAACCCCCAGACctaatttaaaaactgatcatacgcagaacaagctctttcgtatcgaaccagttgagagatataaacaccatatgcaggtggtaatgaaATATCGCTATATAGATATGGGAATTTGGGGATgaagaagctaaaatcatcatCCCAATTGTCATAGAATTGGGTATTTCCTTTTTCCCTTTTTGTTGACGAATATCGAATAGAAGACCACATCAatagatttttcttctcacatacaCTAAAGTCTGATTcataagaatttaaaaacaggtcttctaacaaaggaacacaattcgtgcccataggaatttcaacagactgttggaagacatgatcacCAAAAGACCACtacgatattgtcaatgaggaactccagcatattttttcaacttcagagtatttgcgcgtggaatcagagtggcatTTAACAAAGTCAGTTtatggatgactgatcactagctATGAATGTGAGAAATGGCCATGTAAAACGTTGAaaaatcatacgttttgatgttgttgaattgagaaaagttttgcgatttcaaataaACTAAAATGGCTTTAAAATTTtcttagaatccacatttgatttacaccacatagggcatatgttgtggtacaatacgtttgaagtttctccttcacagctgttaatatttttcgtgaggagcaaagataggggcttgctattacatttactggatccagatATGTATCGTATtggtaagggtttttgtgaagttttggaatgcagatttttctgtctcacaatGCTGCGATGTcatttcattgtgacgtcatatattttcagaTACTAGTATTTTGTATGGtttacgttacacagtgaagcaaaatattttgtatgttttcttaaatttcaatttgaaatagctttctggtggacagcCTTGGGGTTTTTAGTTTACACAttgtgtaaaccatttttgtctatctaattagtttttgcttTGAAGGTCAAATGAGgatttaaatcattttaaatttcattgtgTGGGCAAAATGTGAAAAATGACCCTTCACTATTTACTTGTATGGGATAGGGAAATTTCACCTTGGAACAAAACCTCGTCCTAGACTACAAATCTCGTACCCTCGGTGGAATTTTCCTATCCCaaactcgtactaatgaaggattctattaatctcatGTTGTAAAGAATACAGATATTATGCCTGTATTAGAATCCTATGATATGATCCGGATAAATAAGTTTACCTTTATTATTACCTTATTTAATCAATCAACTTTTGTTCAGAGTTATTCCAGATTTTCTCTTCATGATACAAAAACCATGACATACATGAATTGTTCCAATATATATTGGTTGCTGAATGTGTAGTGCGGGTACAGGTCGTTTTGGACATGTTTATATTCAGTGTTAAACTGAAACATTTATTGGGTCAACATTGCAATACCTTTGTTGTAAGACTCCTATCCGTAGATCCGGAGCTAGCTTGGCTTGTCACAGCACCTTTGAATATTGAGTTAATCGTGTTGAAAAAGCTGGATTTCCCCGCTCCAACTTGTCCGACGAGAAGAACCTTCACTTGATCAACACACGTTTCTTCCAGTGGGCAGTATTCCTCGACTTCTTTTCTTAAGCTTTGCAAGTACtaaatttcaaaagtaaaacACGCTCCATCAAAATGCATCATATACAAGCTCGTTGAATGCAGTAAGTTTTCActatcataattcaaaataatgttgACAACCGAAATGTGATTGGTTTCTAAAACTTCGCATACCGTAACATTACAGGCACATATTTACTCTTGCATACTATAATTTCGCACAACACAAAATCTTAACTTGTATAATTTACCCAACGGTGTGATTTTCACATCAACTGCAAGAATATAATAAGAACACACATCAAAATTACATATACCATACTTAATGGAAATAAAAGAACTTGTAactatgtaaattatatatgaaGTGTTACAACCACGCAATCTTATAACCAGAGAGAGGAGATACTAAACTTAAAGCAATATTAAACGTAGTGATATTATATAATCAATATCTGTAATCTGGTCGATTTTTGTTGGGATAAATTGTTATTCTAAAATCAAATTACGTGCGATCATCTTTTATTACAGTTTGAATTACATTGTAACTTCTAAAATGTACGCGGACGAATTCCTGGTATTACATACTTTTATCTCGTTCTTATTCTATCCTGTTTTATTTCCTTTAAGGAGGCATGACACATGAATTATGACTCATTGTGAAATACTGCTAATATCATTCAATCTGTTCCTGGATTTAATAtaagtgcaaggtgaagataacgaacagcgatcaatctcataactcctacaagcaatacacaatagatagttgggcaaacacggacccctggacacaccagaggtggaatcaggtgcctaggaggagtaagcatcccatgtgtGAGGAATGTATCAATATAATACCGTCAAAACCTGTGAACAGTGAAGCCATACCTTAGATTACCAGTTGCCAATTCGTAGGCTTAAATGCAATTATCCAGTTAATTTCGAAGAAACCCACCCAGATAATTGTTGAATAGAGAATATGTTGTTTTCTGTCCACGTCACATTCCAGTCATGCATTGTCTTTCAGAGAGGGGACTGAGATGCTAGTCCATATtggcattttttattttcataattttcattcatgtgtcgtTTCCATATATCCCGTGAACTCGAtataaaaaacaccacagagtcgtccactctgcttcatactcagatatcttattgaaagtgcATCACAGAAATTaatgacaaactaacaactcaactgtatgagaAAAGGggttatttcagcttctccatcgtcaacttcccctatttatgtagcaatattccattaccacctgcatataatgtttatatctctcaactgattcgatacgcaagagcttgttctacatatgatcagtttttaaatcgagacaggctactgacaaacaagttgttagggtttcaaaagtctcgtttaagctcagtattttgcaaattctatggccgtaataacgatctagtttgccattacaacctatcatttggttaaatgctgtctgaagtgtttcatgctgattgttaggccgttcttggcatacatattttgactacggataactccgtttgcctaatcaggatatagggctcagggaGGGTATGACTGGTCGACAagagatacttactcctcctatgctcctgatcccacctctagtatatccaggggtctgtgcttgcccaactctttattttgtattgcttatgggagttatgagattgatcactgttcattatcttcgcctttcattagaTTGTTCAGTTATACTATCTGTTTCGTTTCATTTTGTTCTGTTTCgtcatatttcatttcatttcaatctGATTTTGTTTCTTATTGGTAGGTTtggtttcgcattttacaggtatcCGTAAAATTTTATCCCGTGATCAAGCATGTAAAAAATTGCTTTGTCACTTTTTTTCCCTGACTTTACGCAAAGTATTCAGAAGttgatatcaaaacaatgctggggctcctcattgacaatatcaatGTAATCTTTGGAAAACGAGGACTTCGAAATGTTTTTTGAAATCCCCACGGCACAAATTGTGAACCTTTATTTGccaacgtttttttttttatatctttctcAAACTAATGGAAAGAGTTAACACTCTTTCATAAACCGTTTCGCAGTTgatatacaatgcatatattGTCCCTACCTGAACTCACACGCAATCCTTAAACCAAATACACAAAATAGAACAGGTCTAAAACCCTAACCAATCATGACAAGATTATCCAGTGTTAAATACTATATTAAAGCAATCGTcttatataatcaattttgtACCAAAAATCCTTAGCATAATGTACATGACACCACATGGCAATGTCTGGGCTCTGTGTTATGTATAAAGTGTAATCCATCATATAATTTCCCCTTGGAATTTACACTTTCATAGTCATGTTCACATTCAATTCATAAACTTTACACTTAATCCTTAATCTCCGTATATCTCAAAGTGAGggtatttttattctttatgtTATTCTTATTCGATGTAGGGATTTACATgttatgggattgatcgctgttcgttatctttatatTGTTCACACAATAGTTGTATTGCTTCGCTTTGGGTTCGATTTACACATGCATGCGTCACATTCAATCATGCCCCAAACACCAATGACATAACTAAAGCTATTTTGTCGACAGATTTGATgtgttttcttattttttagATAACAGGATATGATGTCACTCTCCTTAATATACCTTATTGTCCCACTCCGGGCTGGCTCGCCAAGTATTAAGTCCGGGTTCAAACATCCCTTCtgcgaaataaaaaaaaaacacccactgttatttatcaaataatgcAACATTGTGTTATGTTCTACACGAGTGATAGAGCTTTAAATCAAATTTCTTAACGCTAGTATCAGATTGAATCCCATAAACGCACATATATAGACTCCCTTAAGGTTAGTAAATCATTTAGCTACCTGTTAAGTACAATATTTACCAAGTAAAGAGGATGAAGCAAATATTGGACTTCAAGTACACATAAAGCATCGTATTAACCGATTtgtaatatttgtaatataaaacagCTAGGATTATATAGTTCGGTAATATGAAGAATGATTTACTGAAATTATAATGGTGAATATTGACATTCATGGGGTGTGAAAATTCGCTTCCGAGTTTGCGAGTTTTAACCCACCTCgaccaatattcaccaataaaaaaattataactCTATACCATTTACCTAGTGTGTTGAatctcagccaatcagaaagGTCAGAAATATTCAATTATACAGTCTAATACAGAGCAATAGCTTTACGATAGTCAGAAGCAAGGTCAGAAGCCATATCAAATCAACCAAGCCAGATAAGAGATTTAGATAGGGCGACATGTTTATACAGGAAAtacatacttgtatatctatcaTACCTGCTGCTATCAATTTTGAGCAGGCGAAGTATGCATGCATTTAGGTAAATGTTCTGCAATCCGTTGTTTATGTTAAATGCTATGATCAATGAAATCACCAATGGTTGAAAACTATTCTTTGAATAAGCTCGTGATTTTCAGAGGAATTGAACCATAAAGAAAACATAAGATCAGAAGAAGAGAGAaacagaaagagagagagagttcggAACTTCAGACTGAGTTAGTTtaatgtaataaagtattttatGTGTTATAAGCAGGTTAAATGCTACATTTTCCCAATGATATTgaattattatatatagatatagatttTACTCTCTTTAATCAGCAGTAAGGGCATTGCTTTTAATCATAATTTGCTAATTCAGTGATCGACTATTCAATGACAGATATACCGGTATTAATTCATTGGCACAAACACTTAATTTTGGTCAAATGTCATGAATGAAATGATGCATTTGTTAGCgtgtctgtaaattttacattgtATTGACTTTCCTCGCATGCGATGATGGTCAGCGAAAATTTTGATCAATGCACAGGTCATTGAAATATCGCTTTGTTTCTTCCGTTTCACATTTAAACAAGAATCTATACGTACCGTCAACTCTATATACTTCCAAATCTCTCACTTCTAAAATATCGTCAGAAAATGCCGAGAGGTCATCCCCTTTCATATCATATGTTTTGTTTAGTGTACAGCTTTTCAAAGTGAAAACGCCGTTCGCAGGATCAATGTTTGCAGCAATGTGAGGCATATCAGGTCCACCTCCAAACACGGGACCAACGTTATGACAACAATGAATGGCATTTCCATATTCACCTgttttgattgaatattttttgtctacACGTTTTCCATTATATCtcagttgaaataaaaatgcctTTGGATCATAAACATAATGTGCACTCCCAGCACCCAGCCAGCTTTTTGAGGTATATCCCCCGTACACGGTGTTTTTGGTGTTGTAGATGACGGTTACGGTCGGACCCTTACAGTCACACTTGGTGTGGAAAGTCCAGGCGTCACATCCATCTCGGCTGATTTTGTATAGCAGAGTGAATTTTACCTTGCCTCCAATCCATTTCTGCAAGGTTTTCATCTCATCTTCTTGTATGGGAGTTGTCATCTTTCCTGGTGTTGTTCGGCGAATACAAACATTAACACAATAGTAGAACGTAGGCGTTCTCTGTGATAGCTTTATCTTATGATGATAATGGTACTCCGATATGTTGATAATACTTAAattgatttaaatgtttatacTGTATGGAAGTAGTATATGTGTCTATACAAGGGTGGGGTATGTTATTAAAACCGTTTTGATTCACTGAACCTCGTTCAATGACGATGCGGTGAGCACCATTACGACTGAAATCCATCCTATGTGTTATTGTATGAAATCACTGCAAATTCCTTTTCGCAATGGCTTTATCTATTGTGTACAACATTCCCGTATAAACAGTGACTTTGAGAGAGGTCACTTGAGGTTTCGTCATATCaccgtgtacaatgccacatgGGGGTCCATGATCAGTGTAGCACGGGGATGTGAATTCGAATCGAAGAAAGTAGGTCGACAAGTATTGAAAGACGGATTGTGTTTAATTAAGATAAATCTAGAAAAccaaaagtattgcacggaAGACACTGGTTATTGACAAGGTAGCACTAATAATTGGGGAGTCTAGAACACTTTGGAAATGCTCAACCACttcgacaatatacaagtagggAAGGCACCGGATATATTGTTCGGTGTACGTAATGATAAATCTTCATTCCTATTGCATAAAGTCCCAAGTTATTTTACCAGAAACGTTTCCTTTGAATGGGAATTCAATATTCGACTGAAGAAACCAACACCAAATCATGCAATACTTTTGGCTTTCTAGTATAGATTTATCTTAATTAAACACAATCAGTCGTTGAATACTTGTCGACATACTTAAAGTTTCTTCGCTTCGAATTCACATCCCTGTGCTACACCGATCACGGTCCCcgcatgtggcattgtacacggtGATATGTCAAATGCACCCTACGGTTTACTCGGGGGATGTTACTAAAGCCGTTTGGATTCACTGAACCTCGTGCAATGATGATGCGGCGAATACCATTACTTGTGTTATCGCATCAAAACATCAGACCTTATGTCACAGTtgcaatttattcaaaatatatttatgtaacagGGTGTTGATTGCAAATAGGTAACTCCTGTTGAGGTTCTGCACAAGGCGTTTATTCAGCAAAGTATATATAAAGTTGCTTGAAAAGAAAGCCCTGTAACAATTGTATAACAATAATCAAACATatgtataaatcataaaatacaatGTTACTTTTACAGACtaattgatatacaattaatggtagtaatatttacatacttcaagggagataactttgTCTTACACAAAGtgctatacatgtaacattaaatacaCAAATGCATCTCCCAATATTTACTCTTGCCTATGGATACAATCTTTACTGTACACTTATGCTTATCATAATATAAACAttacagttattactttgatataaaatatccattttgaaaaatatttaagttaGTAACTCAAAATACTCAAACATACCATTGTATGGGAATAGGCCAATATATACAATGGTGAACTGCTAATGTGGAGATAACATATGAACCATATGAAGTTCAAACCTGCAAGTTAATCAAATAACTTACAACTTGCTGCTAATGcaattatcataaaaatatggccattaattaaaatacatcATAGTGAGAcaattgaactacatgtatttacactttCAGATAGCATGACTACGTTGGACCAACATCGGTAAATGGTTGTATGGTGGGCGTGGGTTAGACAACGTTGGGCCAACATTGGGCCAATGTTACCATGCCAATCTTCTCAACCATGATGGGATTTCTATGTTGGCCCAACGCTGGCCCAACGTAAATCAACTCTTATTTGCTTTATTTTCCAAAGATGTTGGGATTCTGAAGTTGGCCCAATGTTGGTCCAACGTTTGTAATGCATCCTTAAAAAGATGTTTAATTAAGCTGGTAATAGTACGTTGTCCCAGCGTTGGCCCGATGTTAGCATGAATTCTATTATATATCAAGTGTTTCAAGTTGGGGTGATTACATTGGTCCAATGTTGTCCCAATAGTTGTACTGCGAACTAAATGCAAGCTGGGGAGCATTACGTTAGGCCAACGTTGGTTCCACGTTTGTAAACTTTCTATCTTGATGTTGCCGCAATGGTTGTGTTGCAAGATATTTGATTGCATAACATTAAAGAATGCTGAATTCAAGAGACAGGTTATTAAATAGTTAGAGGATATTCTTTGTCCATGATGAATGCATCCATTTATATTTGTTGTTAAGAACAACACATCAGTAAGTTTTTTGTTCTATTCTTTGAATTTAAGCGGGTGTATgattatttagttttaaaatccTAAGctcaaacttttaattcaatctTACAAtcttactgacaaacaagttgatggtacagggatttcaacagtctcgattgaagtcagcatttcgcaaattctatggtcgttataacgatctagttcgtcaatacaacctcgcattgggtcaaatgctgtctgacgtgtttcataccgattgttaagccgttcttggcacactgattttgactgcggataactccgtttacctgatcaggatatggggctcacggcgggtgtgaccggtcaacaggggatgcttactcctcctaggcacctgatcccacctctggtgtgtccaggggtccgtgtttgcccaactatctaatttgtattgcttgtaggagttatgagattgatcactgttcgttatcttcaccttgcatgtatgaCTTAATTCATGAGTGTTACATTAGAAGATTGGataaaagttttcttttaataGTACAAGTTCCCCGGGACAGGATATGAACGTAAAACCCAACCAGTTTTATAATTACATTGAAACAAAGGTCAGGCAAGTTGCTAAATCTGGGGAGTCACAGCGATTAAAACACCAAACTGTGGAATGAGCCGTCAAATTCAATTACTCACAGGTGGTTGATAAAATCAATATGCAGAGCAAGTGAGAAGTGATAGTTTAAAATGTTGGATTATTCAACTGTTTAACAGTAATACATGCAGCTGCTTCTTAAAAGAGATGTAagtatgaatatatttataatcATCTTTAATATATTTAACATGTACTGTATAAATTGTTCCCATTCTTA belongs to Ostrea edulis chromosome 7, xbOstEdul1.1, whole genome shotgun sequence and includes:
- the LOC125656216 gene encoding interferon-induced protein 44-like, which gives rise to MTTPIQEDEMKTLQKWIGGKVKFTLLYKISRDGCDAWTFHTKCDCKGPTVTVIYNTKNTVYGGYTSKSWLGAGSAHYVYDPKAFLFQLRYNGKRVDKKYSIKTGEYGNAIHCCHNVGPVFGGGPDMPHIAANIDPANGVFTLKSCTLNKTYDMKGDDLSAFSDDILEVRDLEVYRVDEGMFEPGLNTWRASPEWDNKYLQSLRKEVEEYCPLEETCVDQVKVLLVGQVGAGKSSFFNTINSIFKGAVTSQASSGSTDRSLTTKLRMYQVRKGRSGRPLNFRLCDTKGLEKDDGIDPQEFCYMLDGNMPDKYTFNAASLLSPDTIGFNKTPSSKDKIHVVAIVVDATSVDVLPEEIIQKIKTLQVKINQRGIPQVVLMTKIDKVCETLQRDVSKTFCIPAVGELVEKVALIFGLPRAHIVPIKNYESEMELKSDINTLALLALRQILNFADDYLTNYLDE